DNA sequence from the Rattus rattus isolate New Zealand chromosome 2, Rrattus_CSIRO_v1, whole genome shotgun sequence genome:
TGGGTTTGACTTTCATCTCCACCATCTCCAGCTGCTCTTTCTCGACTTCAACCGTGGGCAGCTGAGGAGTGACAATCTCCACAGAGGGCACGCGGAAGCCCGCCTCTCCAGTCCCTACTGCCACCCTGGGGCCCTCTGGCTTCTCCACTTTGCCAGAGACAGCTTCTTGGACTTGTCCCTCCAGGCCCAGGGCCCCAGGCAAGTCGAGCtccacagaagggagagagagggaagggacacCAACACGGGCCACCTCAGTGCCCACCTCTGGCTGCAGACAGGGAAGTATCAGGAGTTTGTCTGGAACCTCAATACCTGCCTCCTCAGGCTTGGCCACTTTCCCCAACTTGGGCACAGTCATCTTGGGCAACTTGAAGCTAAATTCGGTCTTTTCTGCCTGCTCCGCCCCTGCAGATTTCCTCTGTGCCTCAGGAACCTTGGGCAACTTCATCTCTGGCACTTTGGGAAGATGCACGTCTGGGACCTGTGGCACTTTGGGCAGCTGCAGTTCTGGAAGGGGGACATCAGGCACGGCCATCTCAGGCACTTTGGGGAGTTTTATTTCTGGAAGTTTAATGTCAGGCACTTTGGGCAGCTGAACTTCCGGGAGGCGAATGTCGGGCATGGTCATCTCAGGCACCTTCGGGAGCTTCAGCTCTGACACTTTGGGTAGCTGAACTTCTGGGAGGCGAACATCAGGTACGGCCATGTCCGGTATCTTCGGGAGCTTCACCTCAGACATTTTGGGCAGTTGCAGCTCTGGGAGGCGAACATCAGGCACGGTCATGTCCGGTATCTTCGGGAGCTTCACCTCGGACACTTTGGGTAGCTGAACTTCCGGGAGTCGTACATCAGGCACGGCCATCTCAGGCACCTTCGGGAGCTTCATGTCTGGGAGCTTCATCTCGGGAACTTTCGGGAGCTGTATATCTGGAAGGTGTACATCAGGCACGGCCATCTCAGGCACCTTCGGGAGCTTCATGTCTGGGAGCTTCATCTCGGGAACTTTCGGGAGCTGTATATCTGGAAGGTGTACATCAGGCACGGCCATCTCCGGGATCTTCGGAAGCTTCATTTCTGGGACTTTCATCTCGGGGACTTTGGGCAGCTTCACTTCCGGAAGGTGAACGTCGGGTACAGCCATCTCAGGGATCTTTGGAAGTTTCATGTCTGACATTTTGGGCAGCTGTACCTCGGGGAGTTGCACATCCGGAATGGCTGCCTCTGGCGCTTTCGGGAGTTTGATCTCAGGAACTTTGGGGAGCTTCACTTCAGGCCCTTTGGGTGCCTTGACCTCAGGCCCAGCTACGCTGATGCCGAAAGAGGGCATCTTGAGGGTGGGTAGCTTCAGCTTGCTCTCAGCAGCAGCTTCAGGGCCAGAGGGCCGGGATTCCAGGAGAGAAAGCCCAAAGGTGGGCATTCGAAGTCTGGGACCCTTTGCTTTGGCCTCAGGGCTGCCCTTGACTACCTTGGCTTCAGTAGCTTCCTTCCCTCGAACCCCAAAACGGGGGAAACTGAGACGGGGCATCTTGAGAGCCACTTCAGGTACCTCTCCCTGAGCCTCCACCTCTGCACCTGGCAAAGCCAGGTCCACCTCCACAGACGGAGCTGCCACATCCAGGGTGGGGACTTTGACCACTGCAGCCCCTTCCTGGGTATCTAGGCACGGAAGTGTGGGCAGAGTGGGTAaagagggcagggtggggagtTCCACTTGCGGGACCTGGATTCCTGTGGTGGGGGGCTCCACAGCCGGTGCAGCTGGGGCTCCTAGCCCAAGGGTTGGCAGGTGAAGGGCAAAGCCGCTGGCTGCCTCTGTTGATGGGGTTCCCTTGGGAACTGAGACCTTAGGGACACCCACCTCTGCGCTAGGCAGCCGAGGCCCAACTAGCTCTATCTGAGGGGCTGTGAATCCAGCCCCTGTGGCTACATCAGCCTCTGACTTGGCCTTCCTAgagggaggagcagcagcagccattCGGGCTACCTGGGCCTCTTCAGCTACTTCTCGGACACGTAGCCGAGGCAGCTGGAGACGTCGTCGGGCAGGGGCAGCTGGGACAGGTCCCTTGACAGCATCGGCTTTAAGGCCCCGACGCAATCGGGAGAACTTGGGAAAAGAGAACTCGACGTCAACAGGGGCCAAATCTGCAGGGGTCCCCAGGGTCCCAGTcaccatcttcttcttcttcacaggGGACAGACTCTGGATgttctgaggagagaggagagaggcaggaggctgtgGGACAGTGGGAGGCTGGGAGCAGACAGAAAAATAACCCACCTAGTATACCAGGCTGAGAGAAGTTTTGGGGTAGCGTATACGCCAAAACACATCCACCTTCCTGCCTGCCACTTCACCCCAGGAAGGCAATGAGAGTCATTGAGAATCTCACAGTGAGTGGACAGGGGTGTGGCAATGGGAACCCAAAAATTCCAGGCCCTTATTCTTATTGTAGAGATAAGGAAACTGGGACCCAGagaggtaaaacaaaaacaaaaccttgggTCACTTAGTAACCAACAGCCAGTTGGGCTAGAATCTGGCCTTCCAGGACTCCAAGAGCCCTAATGAGCCCAGGTTGCATGGTGGGGATGGGTGAGAACCACCTGCTGATTGACAGGAGTGGAGTTTAGGAGCAAAGActaaagggagaagagggaattAGTGTTGGGTTAGAGACATGACAGAGGGCCAAAGTGGGCCACGGTGGCAGGGAGTAGGGTTTACGGCGCAGCGACCGCGTCACTAGGGCTGTCCTGGACCGGGACCGGGCTAAGCACGCGTACCAGCTTGGCCACTTTGGCCCGCGGGCCCTTCATCTCGTATCCAGACACCGTCCCGGGCCGCAGTGCCAGGTCCCCGGTGGGCACAGTGCGCTTCAAGCAGAAGGAGACCTTGTAGGGCTCGGCACATTGCAGCAGGCGTAGTGCATCCTCATATTTGAAGTTCTCAAAGAACACACGGGCGCTCAGAAGTTGGTCCCCTGCAAGCGAGGTGGAGGTGAGCCTGGTTGAGTGTCTCCTGACTCCACCCACACTTGGGCCCGCCCACTTCCTAGGAGTCAGCCGGGAGAGGCCCAGGGCCAGATTTTGACCCCGTATATCATATATCATAGACCTTTAGTTTGAGAGAAGAAATTTCAGGCTCTAAGAGCGAAACTGGTCCCGTTGGCTTTAGCCCCGCCCATTTCCGGAAGGAACCAATCCACTCAGGCCACTTATGGTTGCCTCTCCACTTTCCTATTCCATCCTCATCATTCAAACAGAGGGTTCCTTGGGAGATCAGAATCAAAACAGATAGCATCCATGAGCACCCACAGGGGTTTCATGTAATTCAGTTCACTATACTGCCGAAGATGATCTTAAAGTCGTATCCACCTCAAGCGCTAAGATTACAAGCgtttgccaccacacccagccatgaGTTATGAAGTTGATAACCTATATGGAGGTACCTTacttccttccccatcttcttcttctttttttttattaaaaagaattatttatttattttatgtattatgagtacaccatagctatcttcagacacaccagaagagggcatcagatcccatcacagatggttgtgagccaccatgtggttgctgggatttgaactcaggacctttggaagagcagtcagtgctcttaaccactgagccatctctccagcccccttccctgtcttcttaaatattttttttttcccggggctggggaccgaacccaggaccttgcgcttcctaggcaaacgctctaccactgagccaaatccccaaccccttccctgtcttcttgAACTCATAAAAATACACTGTTGAAATCGGAGCTGTGGCTCTGCTACAAAGCACACTATCCTAGAACGAAGGATGCCCTGGGTTCAGCCTCCGGTCCTACACATCCATatgacagacacagggacagattTGGACCTCGAATTGTCTTTGCCTAGACACACTGGCCTCGGTTTAACAGAgatcctgcctttgcttcccatgtgctgggattaaagaagtgtgtTGCCACACTTGCTCTctcccctgcttttttttttttggttcttttttttcggagctggggaccgaacccagggccttgcacttcctaggcaagtgctctaccactgagctaaatccccaaccccctctcccctgcttttaatgtatgtctgtgtgtatatatgctttaAGTGGATGCTCTCTGAGGCCAGAGTAAGACACCACATACCTTATAGCCAGAATTACTACTGGCTATGAGCTACCTGTCACGGGTTCTGAGCTCAGCACccttaactgtggagccatctctccagactccagtaattctctgtctctgtctctgtctctctctctctctctctcctgtcacacAGCTGCCTTTATTGTAAACAGTAGGTGGGACATGTAGCAGTggtaaaaaattaatttacaaaagaGGAGACTTGGTGAGCTGCCTGGTGGGAACCCTTGGAGACTCACACGTAGATGTCCACCCAGAGCAGGGGGAAGAGGGCTCCAAAGCCCATGAAGAGTGAGGCCACCAAGGAGATGAGGAGCTCTCTGTACATATCTCATGTGTACTTAATAGAGGTGACCTCGTAAAGGAAGAAGCATGTAATGGAGAACATGCCGATGGCCAGCAGTACCACAGTGAGGTGAGGGAAGACAGCTGGGTTCACTGGGCTGGTATACCTACTCATGGCCTCAAGCTCCATGTTGCCTCACACAGGATAAACCACCCATCCACCTGGTAATACTCTTTATTGTGTctgttttaatgtgtattttattcttgtttatgtgagtgtgtgagtgtgtgtgtaagtatgtgtgagtgtttgtgtgagcgtgtatgtgtatttgtgtttgtgtgagtgtgtgtatgtgtgagtgtgtttatatgtatgtgggagtgtatgtgtatttgtatgtgtgtatgtgtgtgtatgtgtatcagtgtgaaagtatgtgtgtattcacatgtgtgtatgtgtttgtatgtatgtatgtatgtgtgtgtgaatgtgtatgtgagtatgagtatttgtgtttgtatgtatatgtgggtatatgtgtgtgtatgtgtgtgtttgtgtgtgtatttgtgtttgcgtgtgtgagagagagtttgtatgtgtgtatgcgtttatgtgtttgtgtgattgtgtatgcgtgtgtttgtatgtgtgtgtatttgaatgagtatgtatgtgtgtgagtgtgtatatatatttgtatatctgtatgtgtcaatatgtgtttgtatgtgtatatatgtgtgagtgtgtatatttgtgtatatgtgtatgtatgctggcTCCAACAGAAACCAGAGAGAGCTTCAGAtttgctggaactggagttataaatagttgtgagctgtccaacaAGGGTGTCAGAAACATACTTTGGTCCTCTGTTCAGCcagtgtcttaaccactgagctatctctccagccttttttgtttgtttgtttttgctttctgaagcttggtttccctgtgtagctcaggctgatctTGATCTCTTTCTCACTATGACTCCAAGACTAGTCTCAAActatcaatcctcctgcctcggcctcctgagtactaggattatagtACCCCACTTGGGGAATTTTGGGAAGCTTAGTAAGATGTCAAACACCCACATTTATGCTTCCATCCTTGAATGTGCCCCTCTACACTTATAAGGGGTCCCCCAATCTCTGCAGGGAATTTTTTGGAGCACTATCCACCCAGATATTAAAACTGTGAATGTGCAAACTCATATAAACATTGTAATATTTGCATAAGACCTATATACATCTGCCCTGCATTTCCtgtactttaaatcatctctggGTAAATTTTTGGAGTTTGATGATTATATTTTAGTGgagttgttggtttgtttgtttgtttttaatggatgAGCACTTTGCTTGCACGCATGTCTGTGCTCCATATGTACTCCTGATGCCTGGAGGCCCTAGGACTGGAGCCACAGACTTaatgtgaactgccatgtggccACTAGAAataagggaggcagaggcaggcatagctctgagtttgaggccagcctgatcttcagagtgagttccaggacagccaggactacacagacaaaccctgtctcaaaggaaaaatcctcctccccgtcctcctcctcctcctcctcctcctcctcctcctcctcctcctcctcctcctcctcctcctcctcctccctcctcccctcctcctcctccctcctcctcctcctcctcctcctcctccttcccctcctcccccctctggaagagtaaccagcactcttaaatgctgagacatctcttcagTCTCAActttttggctttttattttttttttaacgttgctagagattgaacccaggaccttatgcaTACTAAACTAatgttctaccattgagccacagcCCAAGGCTCTCACTTGTGAActttaggcaaatgctctaccactgggccagaGCCCTGgtcctcttttctctgttttttgacAGGATGTTACTAAGTTGCagaggcagaccttgaacttttCATTCTCCTGCCTTGGACAATTTTAAataactgtttgtttgtttgtttgtttgtttgtttgtgacaaaaTCTCCCTGTGTgatccaggctagccttaaactcaagattctcctgctccagcctcccaagggctgctgggatgacaggccagCACCACCAACCCCAAATTACATATGATACAATGTAAAGGCTATATAAATagttgttcttttgtgttttaagatttattctggggttggggatttagctcagtggtggagcacttgcctagcaagggcaaggccctgggttcggtccccagctccggggaaaaaaaaaaaagatttattcttactttgtgtgtttgaatattttgctTCCATGAATGATagcacagagcccagaagagggcatatgaCCCCCCTGTaagggacagttgtgagccacagtgtgggtgctgggaactgaaccctggttctctgcaTGACTAGCAAATGCTCTGAAATGCAGAGCCATATCTCTAACCCTTTAGGgaataatgaaagaagaaagtcCAGACATGTTCAGTATGGGCacttccccccaacacacacacaaatattttcagTCTCTGATTGGCCCAATCCTCAGGTGGAGAATTCAGAGATGTGAAGAGTAGATTGTCTACCCAGGTGCCCTTGCACACCTCCAGCCAGTGTGCAAGAGACAGCTCTGACTTAAGACGTTTAATGGGTCTGCTGGTGCCCGCCTGCCATCCCAAACCTcatgaggctgaagcagaaggaatcTAAGGCTTGCCTGGACCACATAGGGAGACTTTGcctcaagaaataaaaacaagaaaacaagctgggcacctcccagcacttgggaggcagaggcagaggcagatggctgtatcaagtgagttcaaggctctgaTCTACAAAGCAGGttcaggataaccagggctacacagagaaaggctGTCTGGGAAAAATgtaaccaaaccaaccaaacaaacaagaaacaactaAGGCAGCTTTTTGCCAAGTTTCTATCATGTAGCACTGTGAAGCCCGGaaattgttcttctttcttttccatttctgtttctcttggaCATGGCTCAGAGCTTGGGCATGCTTTCTCTGACacagtgttttgtgttttcttattcttACTCTGagactccccatcccccatgcctGTAGCCAAGGGACTACTTAGTAACCCCCAATGCTTTCTTGGACCCTAACTTAAACTTGGACCCtggctttctctcttctgctcccCCAACTCACCAATTGCTAAAACATACAGATTGCTGGTGTTGGCGTTTTTCTCCCCGTCCGTAATAAAATTGCCCTtgagcttttaaaacaaaacaaaataaaacaaacaaacaaaaaacacgcACAGTTTGTCTTTCTCCAAACAGGTATCAGCAGGCCATTCAATCCTCAGGTGAAACCTCCTCGGGGATTCCCCACAACCCACAAATTGGGGATGAAACCTAGCCTATCACCGAGATACAGCCCCACCTCAAAGTGATGCCTAGAAGCATCCCTGAGGCCTCCCTCTCTGGTACCCCATACCTAGTCCTGAATATCGGGGATTCAAATCCTTCCACCAAACCCATTATTAGGCCTGCCTGCCCATCACCTGTCAGAGGCTAACTGATCTTGCCCCCAATGCTGCCCCTTACATTTCAGTCCACTGTAAACAAAGCATCTCAACAACATgcatttctgcttctcttctgcctATGTCCCAGAACGAAAGTCATAGCCCTTATGAGCCCTTCAAAATTGACCTTTCCCCTACCTTCTCACTAGTCTCACCCCActattctgtaagcttcttaaGTGTGGGGACCTTTCTGTGTTCCGTTCACCATTGTAGCCAAAGCCATAAGATGCTTAGTAAATAATTGTTATGGGCTCTtactctttgctctcttctcttccctgcttcttcccctttgtcccttctctccctaccaCACCCCtttcctccacatgctcatggccggcctttacttctcccctcttctattcttcttctctcattaacctctccacgtggaaaaaaatataattgttaTGGAGCAGGGATGTACttcattggtagagtgcttgcctagagcTCACCAATGAGAAGCCGGGAGCCCAGTTTATAGAGCATTAGCCTAGCAAGTCCCaaaagccctggattccatccccagtGTGACACAAAtgaacataaacattttaaaaataattaattaaaaaagaataattgctACAGGCAATGCATAAGCTGAAACAGCTTCATCCATATTTCTTAAAAACATCTTTCGTTTAATTAagctcctctctccatctcaagTTAACTCcacccctttttcctctcccaatAACACACTAATTATCACTTACATAGTGCTTACTGTGTGACACTTATCTGTGTGCTGTTTTCAAAACCTGACTCATTTGAGCTACATAATAACCTCGTGAGGTCAGTGCTAATTATTCccatttaaagatgaaaatatggAGACACAGAAATATCACGAGGGTTCTCGGAGTCCAACACAGACAATGAACCGGCCCTAAATAATCATAGTGCCAGCTGGGCATGGTCACTCAGGCCTGTCATTCCAGCTAccccggaggctgaggcagaaggatcaaaagttcaaggtcaagggctggcaagatggctcagcagttaaaaaacGCTCTCTGCTCTTCCCGGAGGGTCTATCGCCCACTTGGCGGCGCACAGGGCATTccgagccctcttctggcctccaggggtacAACAGATACATGATACACCGACATAGTTGGTGGTAAaacatccataaaaataaaataataaaataactatttttttaagtctaaaaccagccaggattacacaggaagttcaaggccaacttcagCAACTTAGGAAgactcaaaattttaaaaagaaatttgaaagacGGATATAGGGGTACATTTGGTAGATGGAGTGAATTCTTCCTCGACAGTACAGAGAGTTCAGCGTGGGCCTGGGCTCCTTCCCGAGCCcccaaaacaaatgaatgagaTATAATTCGGTGGTAGAGCGAGGACCTGGCATCTTGAGGAGCTAGACTCAGAAGAATAAGGAAAGCCTCACCACAACCCCTTAACCCCGCCTCCCAGCAAATAAGCACAACTTCAGTTTCACCCTGCCAGAACTCTAGGCAAATACCTAACCACACCCCAGCAGGTCAACCCTGACCCACCAGGCCTTCAGACTCCGCCCCACCCCCGCCACGCCCCCGCCACGCCCGGTACCCAAAGCAGATTCCTAACTCCGCCTCCGCAGACCAGTTCGCCCCGCCCTCCCCAAGCCACGCCCCCAGCACAGGGCCAAGGCAGATTCTTAACTCCGCCCCCATAGACCGGCTCCGCCTACATCCAGGCCACGCCTACCTTCCTGCAAACTGAGGCTCTTGGCGGCCGGTGAGTCCTCTC
Encoded proteins:
- the Prx gene encoding periaxin, which encodes MEARSRSAEELRRAELVEIIVETEAQTGVSGFNVAGGGKEGIFVRELREDSPAAKSLSLQEGDQLLSARVFFENFKYEDALRLLQCAEPYKVSFCLKRTVPTGDLALRPGTVSGYEMKGPRAKVAKLNIQSLSPVKKKKMVTGTLGTPADLAPVDVEFSFPKFSRLRRGLKADAVKGPVPAAPARRRLQLPRLRVREVAEEAQVARMAAAAPPSRKAKSEADVATGAGFTAPQIELVGPRLPSAEVGVPKVSVPKGTPSTEAASGFALHLPTLGLGAPAAPAVEPPTTGIQVPQVELPTLPSLPTLPTLPCLDTQEGAAVVKVPTLDVAAPSVEVDLALPGAEVEAQGEVPEVALKMPRLSFPRFGVRGKEATEAKVVKGSPEAKAKGPRLRMPTFGLSLLESRPSGPEAAAESKLKLPTLKMPSFGISVAGPEVKAPKGPEVKLPKVPEIKLPKAPEAAIPDVQLPEVQLPKMSDMKLPKIPEMAVPDVHLPEVKLPKVPEMKVPEMKLPKIPEMAVPDVHLPDIQLPKVPEMKLPDMKLPKVPEMAVPDVHLPDIQLPKVPEMKLPDMKLPKVPEMAVPDVRLPEVQLPKVSEVKLPKIPDMTVPDVRLPELQLPKMSEVKLPKIPDMAVPDVRLPEVQLPKVSELKLPKVPEMTMPDIRLPEVQLPKVPDIKLPEIKLPKVPEMAVPDVPLPELQLPKVPQVPDVHLPKVPEMKLPKVPEAQRKSAGAEQAEKTEFSFKLPKMTVPKLGKVAKPEEAGIEVPDKLLILPCLQPEVGTEVARVGVPSLSLPSVELDLPGALGLEGQVQEAVSGKVEKPEGPRVAVGTGEAGFRVPSVEIVTPQLPTVEVEKEQLEMVEMKVKPTSKFSLPKFGLSGPKAVKAEAEGPGRATKLKVSKFAISLPRARAGTDVDAKGAGEAGLLPALDLSIPQLSLDAQLPSGKVEVAGAESKPKGSRFALPKFGAKGRDSEADVLVAGEAELEGKGWGWDGKVKMPKLKMPSFGLSRGKEVEIQDGRVSPGEKLEAIAGQLKIPEVELVTPGAQETEKVASGVKPSGLQVSTTRQVVAEGQEGAQRVSALGISLPQVELASFGEAGPEIAAPSAEGTVGSRIQVPQVMLELPGTQVAGGDLLVGEGIFKMPTVTVPQLELDVGLGHEAQAGETAKSEGGLKLKLPTLGAGGKGEGAEAQSPEAQRTFHISLPDVELTSPVSSHAEYQVVEGDGDGGHKLKVRLPLFGLARAKEGIETGEKVKSPKLRLPRVGFSQSESASGEGSPSPEEEEEGSGEGASGRRGRVRVRLPRVGLASPSKGSKGQEGDAASKSPVGEKSPKFRFPRVSLSPKARSGSRDREEGGFRVRLPSVGFSETAAPGSARIEGTQAAAI